Proteins from a genomic interval of Paraconexibacter algicola:
- a CDS encoding calcium-binding protein, with translation MRSILAVSLAVCAALLTAVAPASAGTLSRSGNVYTFTAAPGETNQMSAYTTFSRGQWDVVINDTNPITPAAGSGCAADASPSGRSMRCQFGTNPNVHPGFAIDLGDMDDAATLTSPGDPGAIAGGPGNDTLASYGGADVLDGGPGDDTFYPENGVGSTVVPPTRGADTLIPGDGRDELVYTATGQPLTLTFDGKPGDTPDGDNVFPGFERVTGTEFDDTIVGTEADDYVEGAAGNDVLVGAGGADNLIGGAGNDTLDGGAGRNSLIGEGQDDRIIGGPDSDFVFGDGPNTPAGQEGNDRLELRDGVGETADCGPGTDVLVADQNDRDQGTTCETIDRATVPTPPPAATPLPGPGTTPTATGGIVLRSTTLRRPSSRRIRVALRCTAVTTCVGRLTVRTRGTRPRTIATRTYRLAAGRASTVTLKVGPGGRSRLGSGRARRVAVKLTPRGGRSILRRAVVRRS, from the coding sequence ATGCGCTCGATCCTCGCCGTCTCCCTCGCCGTCTGCGCCGCGCTGCTGACCGCCGTCGCACCCGCGTCGGCCGGCACGCTCAGCCGCAGCGGCAACGTCTACACCTTCACCGCCGCGCCCGGCGAGACGAACCAGATGAGCGCCTACACGACGTTCTCCCGGGGCCAGTGGGACGTGGTGATCAACGACACCAACCCGATCACGCCCGCCGCGGGCAGCGGCTGCGCGGCCGACGCCTCCCCGTCGGGCCGCTCGATGCGCTGCCAGTTCGGCACGAACCCGAACGTCCACCCGGGCTTCGCGATCGACCTCGGCGACATGGACGACGCCGCCACGCTCACCAGCCCGGGTGACCCGGGCGCGATCGCGGGCGGCCCCGGCAACGACACGCTCGCCTCCTACGGCGGCGCCGACGTCCTCGACGGCGGGCCGGGCGACGACACCTTCTATCCCGAGAACGGGGTCGGGTCGACCGTCGTGCCCCCGACCCGCGGCGCCGACACCCTGATCCCCGGCGACGGCCGCGACGAGCTCGTCTACACGGCGACCGGCCAGCCGCTGACGCTGACCTTCGACGGCAAGCCGGGCGACACCCCCGACGGCGACAACGTCTTCCCCGGCTTCGAGCGCGTCACCGGGACCGAGTTCGACGACACGATCGTCGGCACCGAGGCCGACGACTACGTCGAGGGGGCCGCGGGCAACGACGTGCTCGTCGGCGCCGGCGGCGCCGACAACCTCATCGGCGGGGCCGGGAACGACACGCTCGACGGCGGCGCCGGCCGCAACTCCCTGATCGGCGAGGGCCAGGACGATCGCATCATCGGCGGCCCCGACTCCGACTTCGTCTTCGGCGACGGACCGAACACCCCGGCCGGGCAGGAGGGCAACGACCGCCTCGAGCTGCGCGACGGGGTCGGCGAGACGGCCGACTGCGGGCCCGGCACCGACGTGCTCGTCGCCGACCAGAACGACCGCGACCAGGGCACGACCTGCGAGACGATCGACCGCGCGACCGTGCCGACGCCGCCCCCGGCGGCCACCCCGCTGCCCGGCCCCGGGACGACCCCGACCGCGACCGGCGGGATCGTCCTGCGCTCCACGACGCTGCGCCGGCCCTCCAGCCGCCGGATCCGCGTCGCGCTGCGCTGCACCGCCGTCACGACGTGCGTGGGGCGGCTGACGGTCCGCACGCGCGGCACCCGCCCGCGGACGATCGCGACCCGCACCTACCGCCTGGCCGCCGGACGCGCGTCCACGGTGACCCTGAAGGTCGGCCCCGGCGGGCGCAGCCGCCTCGGCTCCGGGCGCGCCCGCCGGGTCGCGGTGAAGCTCACGCCGCGCGGCGGCCGGTCGATCCTGCGGCGCGCCGTGGTGCGCCGCTCCTAG
- a CDS encoding NAD(P)/FAD-dependent oxidoreductase, translated as MRDVDVVIIGAGAAGLMCALTAGRRGRRVLVIERSNKPGKKILMSGGGRCNFTNMYAEPANYFSQAENPHFCKSALARYTPWDFVALVAEHGVPYHEKKLGQLFCDNRSKDILGLLLEECRRAAVELHVSTSVQRIERHEDGYRLETDLGPVRAPSVVVATGGLSIPTLGSTGFGYEIAEQFGHRVLPTRAGLVPFIITDQLKELCVELTGTSVAAVVRCGEHSFRENVLFTHRGLSGPAILQISSFWHLGDAVEIDLLPDRDALDWLQERQAARPDGELRTVLAEVFTKKMAAQLADRWFGSRPMKQHTPAELREIAGRLAHWEVVPAGTEGYRTAEVTLGGVDTAEISPRTMESRRAPGLYFVGEVLDIAGHLGGFNFQWAWASGHAAAQVV; from the coding sequence GTGCGCGACGTCGACGTGGTGATCATCGGGGCCGGCGCGGCCGGTCTCATGTGCGCGCTGACCGCCGGCCGGCGCGGCCGCCGCGTGCTCGTGATCGAGCGGTCCAACAAGCCCGGCAAGAAGATCCTCATGTCGGGCGGCGGGCGCTGCAACTTCACGAACATGTACGCGGAGCCCGCCAACTACTTCTCCCAGGCGGAGAACCCGCACTTCTGCAAGTCCGCGCTGGCCCGCTACACGCCCTGGGACTTCGTCGCGCTCGTCGCCGAGCATGGCGTCCCCTACCACGAGAAGAAGCTCGGGCAGCTGTTCTGCGACAACCGCTCCAAGGACATCCTCGGCCTGCTGCTCGAGGAGTGCCGGCGCGCCGCGGTCGAGCTGCACGTCTCCACGTCGGTGCAGCGGATCGAGCGCCACGAGGACGGCTACCGGCTCGAGACGGACCTCGGCCCCGTGCGGGCCCCGTCGGTCGTCGTCGCGACCGGCGGCCTGTCGATCCCGACGCTCGGCTCGACCGGGTTCGGCTACGAGATCGCCGAGCAGTTCGGGCACCGCGTCCTCCCCACCCGAGCGGGCCTCGTGCCGTTCATCATCACCGACCAGCTCAAGGAGCTGTGCGTCGAGCTGACCGGCACGTCGGTCGCCGCCGTCGTGCGCTGCGGCGAGCACAGCTTCCGCGAGAACGTCCTCTTCACCCACCGCGGCCTCAGCGGGCCGGCGATCCTCCAGATCTCCTCGTTCTGGCACCTCGGGGACGCCGTCGAGATCGACCTGCTGCCCGACCGTGACGCGCTCGACTGGCTGCAGGAGCGCCAGGCCGCCCGGCCCGACGGGGAGCTGCGGACCGTCCTGGCGGAGGTCTTCACGAAGAAGATGGCCGCGCAGCTGGCCGACCGCTGGTTCGGCTCGCGCCCGATGAAGCAGCACACGCCCGCCGAGCTGCGGGAGATCGCCGGGCGTCTCGCGCACTGGGAGGTCGTCCCCGCCGGAACGGAGGGCTACCGCACCGCGGAGGTCACGCTCGGCGGCGTCGACACCGCGGAGATCTCTCCGCGCACGATGGAGTCGCGCCGCGCGCCCGGCCTCTACTTCGTCGGCGAGGTGCTCGACATCGCCGGGCACCTCGGGGGCTTCAACTTCCAGTGGGCGTGGGCCTCCGGGCACGCCGCCGCGCAGGTGGTCTAG